DNA from Herpetosiphonaceae bacterium:
AAAGTTTTTCTGCTGGCAACGCCGGAGGAGCGCGCCCGGCGTCGGTTCGAGGAGCTGCAACGTCGGGGCCGTGACGTCGACTACGAGACGGTCCTGCGCGATCTGCAACGCCGTGACACGCTCGACAAACAAAACACCTTGCAGCCACACGATGCCTATGTGCTCAACAACGATGGGCTCAATCCTACCGATGAAGTCGGGCACTTGATGGCACTGTTTGAGCGGCGCAGGTGTGCATGAGTTTGTGGAGCCGCCGATACCATGGCTGAGCGCATCCTCATTGCCGACGACGATCCCAGCTTGCGGAGCCTGCTTGAAGCGATTCTTGAAGAGCACGACTTCGATGTGATCGCGGTGCCAAGCGGCGAGGCGCTGGTGCGCGCCGCGACCTCGCAGCAGCCCGATCTGCTGCTGATCGATGTGATGATGCCGGTGATGGACGGGCTGGAGGCGATCCGCCAGCTGCGCAACGATACCCGCACCAGCCACCTGCCGATGCTGCTGCTGACGGCGCGCACCACCTCCAACGATGTGGTGATCGGCTTCGAGAGCGGTGCCGACGACCATATCCCGAAGCCGTTCGACCCCGACGCGCTGGTCGCGCGGATCAAGGCCAACCTGCGGCGGCAGGCGCGCATTCCGCTGATCAATCCGCTGACCGCGCTGCCCGGCAACAAAGTGATCGCCGAGGAGGTCGAGCGGCGCATCCAGGCGCAAGAGCTGTTCGCGCTGATGTATATCGACTTCGATAACTTCAAAGCGCTCAACGATGCCTACGGCTTCGCGCGCGGCGACCGGGTGATCAAGCTGCTGGCGGATATTCTGCGCGACCTACAGGCGAAGTATGGCGTTGAGCAGATCTTTATCGGGCATATCGGCGGCGATGATTTTATCGCGATCACAACGCTAGAGCTGGTGGAGCAGGTCTGCAACGAGCTGATCGCCAAGTTCGACCGCGATGTGCAGGCCTTTTACGATCCTGCCGACGCACAGCGCGGCTACCTGCGCGGCGTCGATCGCTTCGGCATGCCGCGTCGCTTCCCGATCGTCAGCGTCTCGATCGGCGTCGTCACCAACGAGTCGCGCTCGTTCAGCACCTTCGACGAGGTATCCTCGGTGGCGACGGAGATGAAAAGCTACGCCAAGAAGCTGACCGGCAGCACCTACGCGATCAACGAGCGCTTTCACGACGTGCCGATCGCGCCGGATGAGGAGCGCCGTGGACAACCCCTGCTGATCGTGGTCGTCAGCCCCGATCCGCTGCTGGCCGATGCACTCCAGCCAATGCTGGAAGACGGCAGGTGCCGCTGCCTCTGGCTGATGGACGTGCCGCCGCAGAATGATATTCTGGATCACCTGCCGGATCTGGTGACGCTGAACGTGGCGGAGCCGCGCAACTGGGCGCTGGCCGTGGCGCTGCGTGAGACGAAGCCCGCGCTGCCGCTGATCATCGTCTCGCCCAACGCAGAGGACGAGCCGCGCGCCTGGCACTGCGGCGCGTATGCGTTCATCGCCGATCCGTTTCCACCGGAATATTACCGGGCTTGTGCCGCCCAACTGCTGCGGCTCAACGAGCGAATACCGCCGCTTGACAGCGGCACGCCAGTCTGAGCCGCGCAGATGACTCCGCTGATCCTTCGCGCTACCGCTGTTTTTAGCTTGATCGGCTGGACCATATGAACCGTCGAACGGGGAACATGCCGCGAGTCCAAGATCTGAACGGTCGTCCTCGGCGGCGTATTCCGGCGGCGGCCCCTGGACGGCGCGGCACCGCGCTGGTGGCCGTCGTTGGCGTGCTTGGCCTGCTGCTGGTGCTGTCGAACCTTGGCCTGCTCAGCAGCGGCTCGAACGTGTCGGGCGGCACGTTCGTCGTGCGCGTCGCGCCGTTCGGAGCGACGGGCGAGGACCAGCGCCAGGGCGCGATCGTCGCCGAGCAACTGGTCGGCGAGCTGCGCGATCGGGTTGCCACGGAGATGGACCTGGCGCTGCTCAGCCAGCCGATCACCTCCACCGACCAGGCGCAGCAGGTCGCGCGCTCCGGCAATATCGACGCGATCATCTGGGGCGAGGTAGCCGAAGGCGGCACGGCGACTCAGGCCAGCCTCAGGCCGCGCCTGCTGTGGCAGCCGACCGAGCCGTTCGTTCCGGCGACGTGGCAGGGCTACGACGGGCATTTTGTCCTGCCGACCGACTACGATCTGGCGCTGCGCGATCTGAACGGAGCGGCGGTGCTGCCGCCGCTGCTCGACGGACTCAACCACTTCGGGCGGGGCGATGCCGACAAAGCCGCCGCGATCTTTGACGATCTGCGCTCGAAGTACGGCGATATGCTGCGTCCTGAGCTGCCCGCGATGATCCGGGCGATCACGTACTGGGCGCAAGGGATGCTGCCCGCTGCCGAGAAGGAGGCCCAGGACGCGCTGGATTCGGCGAGTCGGCCAGAGCACTGGAATAACCTCGGCGCGCTTCGCCTCGACCAGCAGCAGCTTGATTCGGCGCGGGTGGCTCTGCTTCAGGCGCTCGCCGCAGCGCCCAATCTGGCGCAGGCCCATGCCAACATGGGCCGTCTGCTACTCGACGAGGGCAGGCCCGCCGAGGCGCTGCCCGATCTCAGAAGCGCGATCCATGATCTGCCAAACTCGACGCCGATCGCCGCCACCCTGGGCGAGGCCTACCGCCGCAGCGGGCGGCTCGACGAGGCGCGCACAACCTTGCGCGCTGTGCTCGTCCGCGATGCAGACAACGGCCCGGCGCTTACGGAGCAAAGTATGCTGGCGCTGACGCCGGAGCTAACCGCGACCGGAGCGCTGGAGTGGGAGCTAGAAGGAGCGCCCAGCCTCTCCGTCGAGCGTCTGGCCGAGCTGCGCAGGCAGGCTGAAACCGGCATCGCCGAGATCGTGGCGCTGCGCAATACCTATCTGCGGCAGGCGAATGCGTACGGCGTCGATGGTCGCCGGGCGATGCAGCAGCTCTCAGAGGCACAGGCCGCGCGTCTGGAGCAGGAGCTACTCAATCGTCGCTACCAGCTTATGCTGATCCAGATCGAGCAGGGCCGCGTGCTGGCGAGGCAGCAGCGCAGCCTGTTTCGCCGGATGGTCGATACGATCCAGCGGCGGCGCACGCCGCTTCAGGAGGCGATAGCTACCGGCACGGCGGCGCTCAGGCAGGAGCCGAGTCTCAGCCTCCAGTACGATTACCACTACCAGCAGGGACGGGCGGCGTATCTGAGCCAGAATCCGCGCCGCGCGCGAACCGAGTGGGAGGCGACGCTGAAGCTGGCCCAGGACGCGCCGGAGACGAGCCTGGTGAAGGCGCGGCCCGAAGCACACTACGGCCTGGCGCAACTGCTGCTGGACGAAAACAAGCGCGTCGAGGCCCGCGACGAGCTGAATAGGGCGCTGACGATCAGCCCGCAGTTCTTCCCGGCGCGCGAGCGGCTGGCGGAGATGGATGAGCAGGATCAGCACTGGGCCGACGCGGAGCAGCACTATCGCTGGCTGGCCGAGCAGCGACCGTGGAAGACCGAGCATGTCCTCGATCTGGCGCGCGTGCTGCGTGCCCAGGATAAGACCGCCGAGGCCGAGGCGGTGCTGCTGCCGCAGGCCAACGCCGACGATCCCGACGCGCTGGTGGTGCTGGCGGCGCTCTACCGTAACAACGGCAAGCTCGACGAGGCGGAGACTGTGCTTCAGCGCGCACAGGGCGCGTCGCCGCCCTCAGCGGAGGTGCATGAGGCCCTGGCTGAGCTAGCCATCGCGCGCAATCAGCCGGAGCTCGCGGAGGCCGAGCTACAGCGGGCGCTGGAGCTGGAGCCGCAGCGCGGCAGCGCGCACATTCTGCTGGGCAAGCTCTACGCTCACCAGCTTGGACAGCCAGCCGCCGCCGTTGAGCAGTTTCGCGCCGCCGTGGCTCTGGAAAGCGACGATCCACAGGTCTACCGCCAGCTTGGCGAGGCGCTGCTGGAGGCCGGAAATGCCGAGGCTGCCGAGGCCAGCTTCAAAAAAGCGCTTCAGCTCGCGCCCACCTCGCACGAGGCGCAGCACGGCCTGGCTACGGCCTATCTCGCGCAGCAGCAGTACGACGCGGCGGCAAAGGCCGAGCAGCGCGCGCTCGAACTCGCCAACAACAACTATACGCTGGCGCTGATCGGCCAGGGCGACATCGAGCGCGAGCAGGGCCGCTATGAGGCAGCGATCGAGCGCTACAACGCGGCGCTCGACAAAGATCCG
Protein-coding regions in this window:
- a CDS encoding response regulator, which produces MAERILIADDDPSLRSLLEAILEEHDFDVIAVPSGEALVRAATSQQPDLLLIDVMMPVMDGLEAIRQLRNDTRTSHLPMLLLTARTTSNDVVIGFESGADDHIPKPFDPDALVARIKANLRRQARIPLINPLTALPGNKVIAEEVERRIQAQELFALMYIDFDNFKALNDAYGFARGDRVIKLLADILRDLQAKYGVEQIFIGHIGGDDFIAITTLELVEQVCNELIAKFDRDVQAFYDPADAQRGYLRGVDRFGMPRRFPIVSVSIGVVTNESRSFSTFDEVSSVATEMKSYAKKLTGSTYAINERFHDVPIAPDEERRGQPLLIVVVSPDPLLADALQPMLEDGRCRCLWLMDVPPQNDILDHLPDLVTLNVAEPRNWALAVALRETKPALPLIIVSPNAEDEPRAWHCGAYAFIADPFPPEYYRACAAQLLRLNERIPPLDSGTPV
- a CDS encoding tetratricopeptide repeat protein; amino-acid sequence: MPRVQDLNGRPRRRIPAAAPGRRGTALVAVVGVLGLLLVLSNLGLLSSGSNVSGGTFVVRVAPFGATGEDQRQGAIVAEQLVGELRDRVATEMDLALLSQPITSTDQAQQVARSGNIDAIIWGEVAEGGTATQASLRPRLLWQPTEPFVPATWQGYDGHFVLPTDYDLALRDLNGAAVLPPLLDGLNHFGRGDADKAAAIFDDLRSKYGDMLRPELPAMIRAITYWAQGMLPAAEKEAQDALDSASRPEHWNNLGALRLDQQQLDSARVALLQALAAAPNLAQAHANMGRLLLDEGRPAEALPDLRSAIHDLPNSTPIAATLGEAYRRSGRLDEARTTLRAVLVRDADNGPALTEQSMLALTPELTATGALEWELEGAPSLSVERLAELRRQAETGIAEIVALRNTYLRQANAYGVDGRRAMQQLSEAQAARLEQELLNRRYQLMLIQIEQGRVLARQQRSLFRRMVDTIQRRRTPLQEAIATGTAALRQEPSLSLQYDYHYQQGRAAYLSQNPRRARTEWEATLKLAQDAPETSLVKARPEAHYGLAQLLLDENKRVEARDELNRALTISPQFFPARERLAEMDEQDQHWADAEQHYRWLAEQRPWKTEHVLDLARVLRAQDKTAEAEAVLLPQANADDPDALVVLAALYRNNGKLDEAETVLQRAQGASPPSAEVHEALAELAIARNQPELAEAELQRALELEPQRGSAHILLGKLYAHQLGQPAAAVEQFRAAVALESDDPQVYRQLGEALLEAGNAEAAEASFKKALQLAPTSHEAQHGLATAYLAQQQYDAAAKAEQRALELANNNYTLALIGQGDIEREQGRYEAAIERYNAALDKDPQVIGAYLGLGKTMIAQGHHTLALQYYESGLVYAPKNVQLLLGKADALLQQGDIAGARDTYNQIKQIAPGSAAASVGIGNLLWKEDKPLEALAALNDAVRLNPSDADSYLVIGEIYTRQSQTEAALEAYSQAAEARPGWHEPGFRRGILLLKLERTQEAIEDLEAAIERKQDFAQGRYWLGRAYRAAERFEDAKDQLARAIQLNPSYFEARYFLGRTLDELGQAPDAVATYEAILNDAPSSDHWHAEAQRELDRIR